A stretch of DNA from Bicyclus anynana chromosome 23, ilBicAnyn1.1, whole genome shotgun sequence:
TCGTAACCTTTGTATACCTCACGACATCGTAAACAAGTAACCATCGACATTATCCTAAAACCAACGCTCGACCACACCTCAATACTTACATTGCACGTTCACGCGGCTTTGTTTACTATAGCCTTAGTAGAACCTTCACCTTTAGGGGCAGAAACGGGGGCAGAACGCGCCGTTCACTTCCTTGAAATTGTAATTAACCTATGTTTTGTTGAATTCTACATTTTTGTATTTGATATTGTATCGGTAACATTGACAAATGTTATTGAATTTATCTAGAAATATTGgaagtataataaaattggtTTGGTGTGTTGGTGgggggattcgctggatacaggcgactcaggatcgtcATGtatggaagtctctacaaaaggcctatatgtcctgcagtaaaCGTTCATCATAATTTAAGATTAtgagaatattttatagaggtgagaattaagataaaatgactttttgtttgtttgtacgttacgatataaaaaaaaattattcgggTATCTCTACGAAAATGGAAATTACACGGGTTAAAGAGGGGCGTACAGTACTATGGTGAAAAAGAAAatcattgttttttcaataccTGCGGAACCATATAGTTGAATTTGCCACAGAAATAAAACGGTCAATGACCCatgttgtttattaaaatatttgtagacaggtaaaattaaaaaaaaatccataattcaGATAACAGTatagaaattaattatacaCGATCCAAGTTCGATGGACCCCGACGATTATACTTTTTATGGAAGTCGTCTTAAAGGTCAAATTTTTTGGGGCCTTTTTTGTTGATAGCCATATCCGCTTCAATAGCAGCGgagacgacctttaattattgagatatttttgtattgttaagAATGTATTTAACATAAATTTCTGAACTGTAGCTCCCAATACGGTTTTTTTCTAAGACTTtggaaaatttgttttttataaaaactcgaTCACACTCTCATCTATCGAGTTCAATTGGGCTTTGAAATTATCCAGGGACCCACTCTGTACACACAcattttcatccaaatcggtcaAGCCGGTTCGGAGTTACAGGTagacgtacctacctacagaaAACCTACGATAAGTTTCATAAGTTCCGAAATTCAGTTGAGACAATATTAATCGAACCCAGCGGTCATACAATTATGTGCGCCAGAAAAATTGTCAAGTATGTGACTTGACAATTTTTCTGGCGCACATAATTGTATGACCGCTGggttcggggataaaatatagcttatgacattcacaaataacgtggcattcccGTGGccaaagaaatttcaaaatcttttcagtagatctagagattacccctacaatagcacaaactttacctctttgtaatattagtaagtatagatttaacctCGACATTACGACTTAATCAATTACCTATCAACTAAATATAAACTGATGAATCCTTCACTAAAAATAACCTTTGATAGTTCACCTAACACAATCAAGGTTTCATTACTAATAAAgatctaaaatatttatgtaaaacacattaaaaaaaaaatcattttcgaAATTGCTTTTTTGccaatcaaatcaattcagtataTTCATTGTAAACCTGAAAGGTCATTGCCAATGgtctatttatcttttttttttttaattttcgtaaggtactcgtaatattaaTGTCGTCGTGAATCCTGTACGATGTTTAACGTATACTCGTgtgagccctcattcgcacgagagtttttataacgggcgttaaaaaaacgttcaaatatagtatgaaattaaatgaaggattgaaaattgaaaatgtaacacTGCTCCAAAAAaggcgtcgtgttttaaaaacgctgtcgtgtgaacatataataatgggaatgcatttattgtatttgaacgcttttaacgtccgttaaaaaagctctcgtgcgaatgagggcttaaagtCTGGAAAGTTTGTCgataacactcctatgatatgcaggcgacgggcggaaagactgcgcgggtgtgaaatcgtgcgtgcggggaagtgacgtgcatttgtgggtttttcattcatcgctacacgccccccgcacgcgcgcaacatcgggagtgttacaaacgaagtcgCCAAGGTATAGTCGCAGATAGCCGCTTGTTACAGACTTGAAAGACCTTTACCCCTACAAAAgaccatagctgggcaccgttaatgaaatagttaacttcgttaatcgttaatccgatacaaaaaaagttagcttcgttaaacgttaaagcgttacattccggaagaattaacgcaagttaacgttaatcgttaatccgttaatatgactggttaatattgcatttttaaatcattgtgtgagattggAAATTtaccattggaaaaataaaggtgagcactGAGGAAAAGTGCCatcatttgtttttagttgattttatcaataattttaacatacatatagtaatttgttgatttatttgaaaaaaaaatctttcataatttcttacttgtctaaacctgttaatcacgtcgcgcggtaaatagtaggcattggattaacgattaacggacttctgcatattaacggaagttaacgggtccgttaacatttttaaaagttaacttaaaagttaatccgttaatcaaaatgttaacttcgttaattaacgattaacggattaacgagttaatgcccagctatgcaaAAGACCCATGTCTAACAGTAAACTGTAAACATCGCTGGTGAGATGATGATATTGTTTAGGTTTCAGAGATGACCGTGAATCGACAAACCGACTAAGATAAAAACCGTCATAAGTTTAAATTacgttataatataaatatttatttactggcactattaaatatatataatatatcttttttagatatttatttaaataggtaataaCTACTATTTTACCACAGGCCAtataaataactgttttattGATATACATAATTAATCTAGATCaggtttttaatatttccataGAACGATGAACTCTTCTAAttagctattttattttctcttaagacttaataaaatacattctttattaaaatgttacgAAACAAGCATTTAAGTGTCCTTAAATAACGTCTTAAATGCTAAATACCCTAAGGGGAAGgaaggggagccgaagaggggattttgaGATATTACTCAAGCGTGTTACCTTGCATTTTGTTGAGTACTTACACAAAGTATAAGCCCTTTATTGCTTAAACTAAGGGCGACTCAAAAGCCTTCGAAATACTCAATCAGCACGTTAGATTCAAATAAGGAGGGTTAGTGAATAGTCAAAAGTGAgcattttgaaaatctgacGTTATGAGTATCTACATTAGGCTATCTGtgaactgtcaatgtcaaagtcggTCATTGAATGTCATTTTtaattgtcattgtcaaaaaTCAAATGTCAATAACTGTCACTCGCTTTCATTTTGCTTTTGTATTGTTTTGCggctttttatttgtaatttgtctATTTGTCTAAAAGCGAAAGTGTTTCTTTCTATTTCTCGTGATTCATTTAATTTGTAAGATCTCATGGAGAGTTGCTGTGGAGCCAATGTGTGCTGCGTGTTGTTTAGATACAtataagcataacatgtatctgtgtttcttcttcctccatgcattCTCTGCACAGAGGATTTTTGGtctatcatattatgttttcaTCTCATTGGTTTAGATTTTTGGATTTATGGATTTACTgcccaaaaatattttgtactcaAATGGAATGCCTACTGGAGTAGTCCAAACTAGGCGTTTTCTTTAGTGCATGCtgtgataaacaataattgccataacttatatatttctttatattttattgtaacctaAGGTATCCTGTTTAaatcagtaaaaaaaattgattgttATCAGCCATTTTTTAATTGCTTTAAGAGAATTTGGAACCACTAATTTGATGACCTTAAGTTGATAATGTTACATTCCTTAATGACTACTATCACATAGTAATTATAACAATTGGCTCTGACAGCATAAAGTGCACTTTGAGGCATGAGGATCTATATTTTCAGGTCAATAAAGATGACATTGTGTGTCAATCATGCTGGAATCGTGCTAAGATTGTATCCGTTAATGGAAGTAGGCCAGACGAGTCACCTTTGGGACATCGAAGAGTATGCACACTCTGTGGTCGTTCTCTTCTGCGACGGATTAGATGCCATCAACTTAAGACAGGATCAGACCAAGATTGCCAAATAATTGAAGTTGTGAAGGAATGGATATTACCACGTTTAGTTAGTACATTATTTAGTttacaatgtatttattattgttctatattaatattataaagagctaaaTTTTTAGATGTATAACattgaagaattttcaaaaattctttaaccattacaaagccacattattaatgagtgtcataggctatattttctcTCTGTATTTTCATGGGAACTGGAAgtatgcaggtgaaaccgtgaGCGTTggttagttatttatatttattaacagcAAAATGAGTGTAGCGTTGGTATCGGTTGGTAGTCTTCTATAAAATTATACCAATGACACATTtgaaatgtataatttatttttaggtggGTGTTTTTTGCATTCTCTGTCACTCCTGTTGGCTTAGAGCAACAAAAGCAATCCGTCACCTTCATTTGGGCCTCTCTAAATCTGCTGCATCTCCAAATGCAATCAGTGAACCATATTCCCATGAATCTGTCATCTCTGCCACTCCTGAAGATCAAAGGACATCAGAGCAAGATTCTCAACTGTTACAAGAATCTCGACCAGCACCATTGCAAGAATCTAAACCAGCAAACTTGCATGAGTATCAACCGGTACTATTGCAAGATTTTCAACCTACACCAAAGCAAGAATCTAATCTGGCAACACTGCATAATTGTCAAACGACACCAAAGCAAGAACAAACTGCAACAACTGTACCAAATGCTCGTGCTAATACAATAGATTTACCAGATTACTTTCGACCAATCGAAACAGAAAGACGATGTTTTGTTGACAGTTGTAAACGAAGTCAGAGAATCAGGCTGACTCTTTTAATGCGAAAGCAACTACTGAGAAGGTACAACTATTATGTGCCTCCTAATAACAGACTATGTGATTTtcatatgaagtgcacgtcatGGGATTTTCTCAGCAAAATCACGGTTAAAAACACCATCAATAGTTTTACTGCAAAGCAAATTCAAGATATGATGTGGTTGAACATCTCTGATGTTAATTTTGATGATGAAAGTATGAAAGACCGTATTTCTAACGGTGTCATGTTTCAATTTGTCAGTGTTACAAATGTCGGCAAAGACAAAGACTTACATTAAggtcttgaataatatttttattgggtTTTCATTTTTCCTACATACCTACACAGTGGTGATGAATTTCTGAATTGGTTAGAATTTTGCGGTTGAATTGGTTATAATTGGGCGGTTAGATCTATAAACATGTGAGTTAACAAAAATCTGCTAATTCCAAGTGAATTGCGCGAATGGTGAAAGACAACATACTGGAatgggcgtagccaggattCTATCTAAGAGGGGGCAgctatacttaaattgagtatttCACATTTCTAATTCATACTGACCAAACCAGTTTTTTACGGCCGAAACTGTAACCGATTTTCAGCTTCAGCctcagtttcggtttcggccgatTTTCAGCAGAAACGATTCTTTCTTTTAGCGCATTGTCATGAAGCTCAAGTAACCGCTCTGCTGGGCAGGCtagggggggaggggggggggcaGCTGACACTCTTGCCCGTACCTCGCTTCGCCCCCCATAAATGACAAATGGGGACAATGAAAAAAAAGGGACATGTTTATgtccaaaaaattacaaattttaaagtATCAAAAAAACTAGTCTATTTGGACACCTGatcttcaaaaaaatttaatcaagttatatttgaaaaaatctcaTAAAATCTCTGAATAACTTGGAATTTTTGTTGTACATAATCAGGTATTATTCGTACCTATAGCTCAAGTAGGAATGTTATTTCAAAAACCGATTGTAAAGTACCTAAATCCGCATTGTCAAGTGCTTATATGtgattttatattcttttcatTTAAAGTAAATAGGCACAtcaaatttgtataaaaatcgCATTACTAATCATGAGATATCTATAAGTAACGATTTTAGCGtcttttgcatttttttatctGCTAGCTAAAAGGTTACAACACTCGTAAAATTGAGTATGTAAAGCGCTGTCACATATAAAGAATAATAGCACAGCAATTAAGAGGCGTCATTAAATCtgaaaggtcctgggttcgaacttCGACCAAGCaggcagtgccggattaaggtaacttgGCCCTAACCAATCATACCCTGTGGACCTCCTATACTTacatataatcatcattatcaacccatatttggctcacagctgagcacggtactcctctcagaataagaggggttaaggccaatagtccaccacgcccaatgcggattggcagtcttcacacacgtacgtatctcacgatgtttttccttcaccgtttgagacacgtcctACCTACGTTGCTCGATTTTTCATCTTAATCTTCTCTGGGCCGCCCTAGAGTAACGTACGTCCTGTACagctaaaatattaaagtttgaaatttttttgacACAATTTAAGGTACCTAATTGTATTGATTGCGAACTAAAATACTATCGAATTTCAGAGTCCAGTGATTTGGGACTGAGTGactgcaaaaattcaatagcctactggcaGCAAATtcgtaaatccgccactgaatCGACGACTCTAAAGCGAAACGAACCTTTTAGTACAAAGCTGCTTATTCTAAGCTAACTACCGGACAATCAAAGAAatgtaaaaatcttttattttttacaagttgatGATGCAAAGTGTAGTGACTTACCTACGGCTACATAATTGGTATTGAATAGTAGTTAGGTAATATGTACAAAACTTACCCATGTCGTTATTCAAGTAAATAGGCTCTATACAAAGTTTAAACAAAGCAATAGACCCATTTGAAGAAACCATAggtaatttcaatttcaatttcaaaaggAACCCAATATGGGCATGATCCAACTGTGGTATGGTTGCTAATGTAAGAACATTATTAGTAAATTGCGACTAGTACCTATTCATTAGTTTGGCAATATCTGGATTATGGGTTCGATTGCCAGTTAGGGTCAATTTAGGGTTGGATacgagaattttttaaaatggctTAGATATTCTGCTTTTCGGAAAGCAGGTTCGACTGAGAAAAGCATGCAACAAACTCAACAgctgctcttttaaaatatatgattatctagataaatttaattgttatttctACTTCTGCGTGAAGATAAAAGACGAAGACGATCCAATTGCCTCCAAGTCCAAGCATCTTTGTGGTTTGTAACTTTATAGTTGTACGAACaaaccaaagattacagtgtattattgaaCAAAccacaaaatattacaatgcTCCTGGTTACAACTACTAGAAAAAACTCTAATGCCATCTATAATAAATCTTGGAAATTATTTGAATATCAATACTCAATACGATATGGACCGATAGATGGCAGTCACTAGTCACCGATAGATGGCAGTTAAATGAATTGTGAAAATAATATCACATTTTGTTTAACTGCCATCTATCGGTGACTAGTGAAATTAGAACCCATACTCtcatacagcgccatctatgataACGTTGCAAAGAGTAATTGCTTCAGAACATCGTCAACAGATGTCGCAGTTAGTTCCAAGATTTCATTTCAACGAAATATTACCATTTTCTTTCATCCACCGCAAAATTCCGTGGGGAAAAACCAACTTTCAATTTTAATGTGCTTTCAACAATAGAATGgaaatataaacttttatttttatttaaagacgtTAACTTTTGAATGCATTTAATTATGTTAGGtaagacaataataatattaagattaCAAAACAGAAGAGGATATTGCGTTAGCTTGGAAGGAGTACCTATAGCCAAATCATATAATAAGATTTAGCATGGCATTGTGTCGGAGTGCTAAATAGCTTGCCGCCTATGTCTTTTTCGGTGAGAAATATCCTACAATCAGAAAATACCTGAAAGTCAAGTTAGAATGTGGTTAGAATATTAAAATCCATAATTGATttgagctgggaatcgaacctaagaCTGTTATAGTTATATCAAGGCGTTACCAACATCACTAGCAATGCCGCAGATGGAGAATTAGATATTTTGAGATTGCAATAAAAaggaagaaataaaatatacttagcagagagagttaataaaattagtacttacctatatattttatgacgttggggtcctaaggtgctggaagtAATAGAAtggaccccgcactaaaaagcgcggtgttggtcgacccccaccaggtggactgacgacatcaagcgagtcgcagggattcgctggatgcaggcggttcaggatcgtgatgtttggaagtccctacaaaaggcctatgtcctttagtggacgtccatcggctgatatgacgatgatgatctTATGCCTCTAATTTGTAAATTTACAtggtagtaggtatctattagAATCATTCTTCATTCAACAAATACTTAGATAAATGTTATTAAGGTCATGTTgacattttaaacttttaattgttAGAAACTGTGTAGGTGcgcttataaaaaaaacatctccCATCTTATTAACATCAATCTATGTGGGAGGCCACTTAAAACTTGATTCCCTAAAGTTAAACTTTTGAACCGTGAAAAATACGATCAGATTGTACGCAGCAGGACATGACGTAACCATAAATAAGTAGTCCCGGGGAGCATTTTCCGCAATTTTTCGCTAATCGTGGCGCCTTTTCTCCCTCACCCGATTGGTGAATGCAACGTGACGTCATCGCGCCCACGCGTCGTGCGTGACGTAAGCCGATCGATGTGTATGCCCGTCTCGTTTACTCGTGTACGTGATGCGAACGAGGCGCAAGTTCGCCGTCTCTGTCTAGCAGGAACGCTTCGAAATTCAAAACCGTAGGCGTCCTCGTGCGTAGCGATGTCAATATGGTCGGACCGGGATATTTACAATGTCCCGTATTTGGGTTAAAGTTTATAGAATAGTCACATCACATCTCCTTTTCATATTATATGCAGGCGGCACGGAAGAAATATCTTAATGGTATTGGGTCATGTTGGCGGTGGATATTCGTTTTCTTCAAAGATTTTGTGTTCAAAACATATTAACTTCAAATCGTTCAgatttaggtacataaaaatTGCGATCttgtacaagttttttttatattctttacaagttagcccttgactacaatctcacctggtggtaagtaatgatgcaatctaagatggaagcggactaacttgttaggcgtagaatgaaaatccacacctctttcggtttttaAACAACATTGTACCGCAATCCTAAATTGTAACCTTGGccccgccggggatcgaacccaggacctccgtactgtaaatcaaccgcgcacaCCGCTGCGCCATGGAAGCTGTCAAAAATAACTTTCAAAGAATTTTGCGGTAGTTTTTCTGCGTACCTACCACATGTCTAATTAACCAAACTAATTGTTGTCAAAAAAATCCGTTTAAGGTCAGtcatagttaatttatttctattaagcttagtttataagcacttttgaaacgtcatgtaataatgtttttcgataatggtgataataattggtcgaaaactcaaaattaaagttacgagcgTTCCAAAGgggaaaaaaaatttaagagggcgccttggtccaagaaaagcccacaacaaactccgCTGTATcacacataaaaatattaggtagtATCCATATTGTTGCTTCTAAAACTAGATTATTGCATTTAAGGCATGTGTCATAATATGGAGGTTATCTTCAGAGGATAGTTACGAATCCGTATAACAGAGATCCGGAAAATCGAGTCTCTTACTCAGTCGTCTCGATTCAGCGGAAACCAGAATTTACGATTCCGGATTCTCACCCCTCAATCAGTGGTGTAACTTAACTGACTCAGGCCCGTAGATAATTCTTTGGTAGACGTCTACAGATGCGCATCGTACGTTGATACGTAAAAAGATTTTCGGTACGACTCACAAttcgagtatttttttttataatattccagATTGCCCATCACGATGGTAGGCATCAAAAATTCGACTTATGGTTTGCTACGACTTAACTCAAAAACAACTCGACCGATTATACAAATTCTTTCAGCACTAGAAAGCTAAATAGTCATTTTGAAACATAGGCTACGTATATTtcagtattcccacgggaacgagaactacgcgagtgaaactgcggaatgtctttatctatactttacAATCCTGACGATGGCataacgaccgacaatgcttcccaggcaacataaaacacacacacaatataAGATACACATCGTCTGCGCTGGCGAAGACGATGTCTGACGTCACCTGGAGATaaataataccctggattaacacaggcattttcatcccggaaaaattaatgattaccgagggaattgtgaaaatttGATTTctgcgcggacgaagtcacgtccgctagtaatgaaaTCAAACTTTACatcaacatcaaatcaatatagAACCCATGGCGACCTTCGTGTGACGTCAAAGCACTTGGCAGCCAAGTTTGTCTATGGACGCATTAACGCACCGGCCGGTCTAGACGGCGCCTCCTTGTCTGTGCGCATCCTATCCGCAACCCACGGACAGACTCAACGGGAACTTATATAGATACTAGcgaacacccgcgacttcgtccgcttggaattcagtttatcacaaatcccgcgggtaccatgaattttttgggatgaaagtagcctatgtgttaatccagagtaagatctatttttattccaattttttttttattctttacaagttagcccttgactacaatctcacctgatggtaagtgatgatgcaatctaagatggaagcgggctaacttgttaggaggaggatgaaaatccacacccctattggtttctacacgacatcgtaccggaacgctaaatcggttggcggtacgtctttgtcgatatgATTAGATGTGATATGATTAGATAGACTATCTGACACTTGCGATTTCGTCCACGtgtaattaagtttttcacaaatcccgcgggaaccatggattggGATAAAAGGCAGCggcattttatactatattatacaTGTTAcatacctacaaaatcaccatataaagtgatccgaattttaATACTCTGAGCGCGCATATGCATTATTTTGCGtttaattcaattatatatTGTGTTTATATGTCTAAGccgtttttacatttcctgaacatacaactcgacattgtaagcaatatttaagtatttttgtttaaataactttgaaattaaaacaattagccgcttttgttaaCGTCAGTTTTGACGTGCTAGTGatatatctctattataaaatcaatactaatattataaatgcgagagttagtctgtctgtctgttaccttgtCACGGCTAAACgtctgaaccgatcaagatgaattttggtaaatgAGACTTTGGAGCATAGGGTACTTtcaaccctaaaataaaaaaagaagggcgtgaaattggggttgaaagtttgtatggaaaatccttaattttttacaattttatttattaattaattttaataaattcgtttataaatcaaaaaaaaaaaatacaaaatacaatatgattcaagaatttttaaaattcaaaccctaaagtggtgaaataggggttgaaagattacattgttttccacgcggacgaagtcgcgagcggcTCTAATCTTTTATAAAAGGCTTATATGTAGCTCAATAACCTTTTCTATCTATCAGTGAAGGCCCTGTGAAAATCGATTCTAGAGATTAGCTaggacatacatacagacagacacaaagcGTTTTAAAAAACTTGGTTGTGTTAGTAACatctaaataactataagcactagaaaaacatctttaattac
This window harbors:
- the LOC112054116 gene encoding uncharacterized protein LOC112054116; translated protein: MHSLHRGFLVNKDDIVCQSCWNRAKIVSVNGSRPDESPLGHRRVCTLCGRSLLRRIRCHQLKTGSDQDCQIIEVVKEWILPRLVGVFCILCHSCWLRATKAIRHLHLGLSKSAASPNAISEPYSHESVISATPEDQRTSEQDSQLLQESRPAPLQESKPANLHEYQPVLLQDFQPTPKQESNLATLHNCQTTPKQEQTATTVPNARANTIDLPDYFRPIETERRCFVDSCKRSQRIRLTLLMRKQLLRRYNYYVPPNNRLCDFHMKCTSWDFLSKITVKNTINSFTAKQIQDMMWLNISDVNFDDESMKDRISNGVMFQFVSVTNVGKDKDLH